In Ancalomicrobiaceae bacterium S20, the following proteins share a genomic window:
- a CDS encoding methylmalonyl-CoA mutase subunit beta → MSASGTTFLRNFTSPSAEDWSAAAVKALKGQPFERLRSKTWDKLDVEPIYERATEARPIAARPAGTPWIISQRIDHPDAGAANALALTDLEGGASGLDLVFAGSAQARGAGLGATTPVAIDALTAGVFLDLVALRIDAGADTAQVAGHLADVAAARGIATPLALALVQDPIGTLAATGRLAVPAEQVIAATVATDMSRFAPTATAVEADGRVWHAAGASEAQELAAVLATALAYWRAFEAAGVNLTTAAARIGVTLVADQNQFLTIAKFRAFRLLWARVLGAAGVAPVPARLHAETAWRMMAARDPQTNMLRTTVAAFAAGIGGADSVTVLPFTAANGLPDAFARRVARNTQSILIEESNLARVADPAAGSGLVETQTSQLAEAAWALFQAIEAEGGIVAALRSGSLAARVSATADEREAAIARRKEPVTGVSEFPNILETPVATLDAAPAPAPAQPAAETVSRLVPRRVAEPFESLRDRAEVAGGPTVFLANLGRIPDFNARATWVKNFYEAGGIRTLGNDGFGSLAELVEAFKASGAGFACIASSDAIYETEAVEAAQALKAAGARLVAIAGKPKDAERQAALHEAGVDEFVFAGQDAVATLSATLAKLGVA, encoded by the coding sequence GTGAGCGCGTCCGGAACCACCTTCCTGCGGAATTTCACCTCGCCATCGGCCGAGGACTGGTCCGCCGCGGCGGTCAAGGCCTTGAAGGGACAGCCGTTCGAGCGACTGCGTTCCAAGACCTGGGACAAGCTCGACGTCGAGCCGATCTACGAGCGCGCCACCGAGGCCCGGCCGATCGCGGCCCGGCCGGCGGGAACGCCCTGGATCATCAGCCAGCGCATCGACCATCCGGATGCCGGCGCCGCCAACGCGCTGGCGCTGACGGATCTCGAAGGTGGCGCTTCCGGTCTCGATCTCGTCTTCGCCGGCTCCGCGCAGGCCCGCGGGGCCGGGCTCGGGGCGACCACGCCGGTGGCGATCGACGCGCTGACCGCCGGCGTCTTCCTCGACCTCGTGGCGCTCCGGATCGATGCCGGCGCCGACACCGCGCAGGTGGCCGGGCACCTCGCCGATGTGGCGGCGGCCCGCGGTATCGCGACCCCGCTCGCTCTCGCCCTCGTGCAGGACCCGATCGGCACGCTCGCCGCGACCGGGCGGCTCGCGGTCCCGGCGGAACAGGTGATCGCCGCCACTGTGGCGACCGACATGAGCCGCTTCGCTCCGACCGCGACGGCGGTCGAGGCGGACGGCCGGGTGTGGCATGCGGCGGGCGCCTCGGAAGCGCAGGAACTCGCCGCCGTGCTCGCGACCGCGCTCGCCTATTGGCGCGCCTTCGAGGCCGCCGGCGTCAATCTCACGACCGCAGCCGCGCGAATCGGCGTGACGCTGGTCGCCGACCAGAACCAGTTCCTGACCATCGCGAAGTTCCGCGCCTTCCGGCTGCTCTGGGCCCGCGTCCTCGGCGCGGCCGGCGTTGCGCCGGTGCCGGCGCGGCTCCATGCCGAGACCGCCTGGCGCATGATGGCGGCACGCGATCCGCAGACCAACATGCTGCGCACCACCGTCGCCGCCTTCGCGGCCGGCATCGGCGGCGCGGATTCGGTGACCGTGCTGCCTTTCACCGCCGCAAACGGTCTGCCGGACGCCTTCGCGCGCCGGGTCGCGCGCAACACGCAGTCGATCCTGATCGAGGAATCGAACCTCGCCCGGGTCGCCGATCCGGCCGCGGGCTCGGGCCTGGTCGAGACGCAGACGTCGCAGCTCGCCGAGGCCGCCTGGGCGCTGTTCCAGGCGATCGAGGCGGAAGGCGGCATTGTCGCCGCGCTGCGCTCCGGGAGCCTCGCCGCGCGCGTTTCCGCCACGGCCGACGAACGCGAGGCCGCGATCGCGCGGCGCAAGGAACCCGTGACCGGCGTCTCGGAATTCCCGAACATTCTCGAGACCCCGGTCGCCACGCTCGACGCCGCGCCTGCCCCCGCTCCGGCGCAGCCCGCGGCCGAGACGGTCTCCCGCCTCGTTCCGCGCCGCGTGGCCGAGCCGTTCGAGAGCTTGCGCGACCGCGCCGAGGTGGCCGGCGGCCCGACCGTGTTCCTGGCCAACCTCGGCCGGATCCCGGACTTCAACGCCCGCGCCACCTGGGTGAAGAACTTCTACGAGGCCGGCGGCATCCGCACGCTCGGCAACGACGGTTTTGGCTCGCTCGCCGAACTGGTGGAGGCATTCAAGGCCTCGGGAGCCGGTTTCGCCTGCATCGCCTCGTCGGATGCGATCTACGAGACCGAGGCGGTCGAGGCGGCGCAGGCGCTGAAGGCCGCGGGTGCGCGCCTCGTCGCCATCGCCGGCAAGCCCAAGGATGCCGAGCGTCAGGCGGCGTTGCATGAGGCCGGGGTCGACGAATTCGTCTTCGCCGGCCAGGACGCGGTTGCGACCCTCAGCGCCACGCTGGCGAAGCTCGGCGTCGCCTGA
- the scpA gene encoding methylmalonyl-CoA mutase produces the protein MTSRIPDYSRIAFSEGASPAPAAEAGAAETWLTPEGIAVKPVYGQDDLAGLDFLTTWPGLPPFLRGPYPTMYVNQPWTIRQYAGFSTAEDSNAFYRRNLAAGQKGLSVAFDLATHRGYDSDHPRVPGDVGMAGVAIDSIYDMRTLFSGIPLDQMSVSMTMNGAVLPVLALYIVAAEEQGVEQAKLSGTIQNDILKEFMVRNTYIYPPAPSMRIISDIFAYTSKNMPKFNSISISGYHMQEAGATADLELAYTIADGIEYVRAGIAAGMPVDSFAPRLSFFWAIGMNFFMEVAKLRAARLLWAKLMKENFDPKDERSLSLRTHSQTSGWSLTAQDVYNNVVRTCVEAMAATQGHTQSLHTNALDEALALPTDFSARIARNTQILLQQESGTTKTIDPWGGSLYVERLTAELAEKAMEHIREVEALGGMAKAIEAGIPKLRIEEAAAKTQARIDSGTQTVVGVNKYKPETEQAIDVLKVDNSAVRAAQIDKLQRLRGERDEAATTAALDALTEAARAGTGNLLDLSIKAARAKATVGEISLAMEKVFGRHKAEIRSIQGVYKREVGHMSDAVTRVQRLVEAFEANDGRRPRILVAKMGQDGHDRGQKVIASAFADLGFDVDIGPLFATPDEAARQAVENDVHIVGVSSLAAGHLTLVPALKKALEDQGRGDIMIVVGGVIPPQDFDALLAAGASAIFPPGTVIAEAAVKLIAELNRRLGYEERAAAE, from the coding sequence ATGACCAGCCGCATCCCGGATTATTCGCGTATCGCCTTCTCCGAGGGGGCCTCGCCGGCTCCGGCCGCCGAGGCCGGCGCCGCTGAGACCTGGCTCACGCCCGAGGGCATCGCGGTCAAGCCGGTCTATGGCCAGGACGACCTCGCCGGCCTCGACTTCCTGACCACATGGCCCGGCCTGCCGCCGTTCCTGCGCGGGCCCTACCCGACCATGTACGTCAATCAGCCCTGGACGATCCGGCAATATGCCGGCTTCTCCACGGCAGAGGACTCCAACGCCTTCTACCGGCGCAACCTCGCGGCCGGCCAGAAGGGCCTGTCGGTCGCCTTCGACCTCGCCACCCACCGCGGCTACGACTCGGATCATCCGCGCGTGCCCGGCGACGTCGGCATGGCGGGCGTCGCGATCGACAGCATCTACGACATGCGCACGTTGTTCTCGGGCATCCCGCTCGACCAGATGAGCGTGTCGATGACGATGAACGGCGCGGTTCTGCCGGTCCTCGCGCTCTATATCGTGGCGGCGGAAGAACAGGGCGTCGAGCAGGCCAAGCTGTCCGGGACCATCCAGAACGACATCCTCAAGGAGTTCATGGTCCGGAACACCTACATCTACCCGCCCGCACCCTCGATGCGGATCATTTCGGACATCTTCGCCTATACGTCGAAGAACATGCCGAAGTTCAACTCGATCTCGATCTCCGGCTATCACATGCAGGAGGCCGGGGCGACGGCGGATCTCGAGCTCGCCTATACGATCGCCGACGGCATCGAATATGTCCGCGCCGGCATTGCCGCCGGCATGCCGGTCGACAGTTTCGCGCCGCGTCTGTCGTTCTTCTGGGCGATCGGCATGAACTTCTTCATGGAAGTGGCCAAGCTGCGCGCCGCGCGGCTGCTCTGGGCCAAGCTCATGAAGGAGAACTTCGATCCGAAGGACGAGCGCTCGCTGTCGCTGCGGACCCATTCGCAGACGTCCGGCTGGTCGCTGACCGCGCAGGACGTCTACAACAACGTCGTGCGCACCTGCGTCGAGGCCATGGCGGCGACGCAGGGCCACACCCAGTCGCTGCACACCAACGCGCTCGACGAGGCGCTGGCGCTGCCGACCGACTTCTCGGCGCGCATCGCCCGCAACACGCAGATCCTGCTGCAGCAGGAGAGCGGCACCACGAAGACGATCGACCCGTGGGGCGGCTCGCTCTACGTCGAGCGGCTGACCGCCGAGTTGGCCGAGAAGGCAATGGAGCACATCCGCGAGGTCGAGGCGCTCGGCGGCATGGCCAAGGCGATCGAGGCCGGCATCCCGAAGCTCCGCATCGAGGAAGCCGCCGCCAAGACCCAGGCGCGCATCGACAGCGGTACGCAGACCGTCGTTGGCGTCAACAAGTACAAGCCGGAGACCGAGCAGGCGATCGACGTGCTCAAGGTCGACAATTCGGCCGTCCGCGCGGCCCAGATCGACAAGCTCCAGCGCCTGCGCGGCGAGCGCGACGAGGCGGCGACGACGGCGGCGCTCGACGCGCTGACCGAGGCGGCGCGCGCCGGCACCGGCAACCTGCTCGACCTCTCGATCAAGGCGGCCCGTGCCAAAGCGACCGTCGGCGAGATCAGCCTCGCGATGGAAAAGGTGTTCGGTCGCCACAAGGCGGAGATCCGCTCGATCCAGGGTGTCTACAAGCGGGAGGTCGGCCACATGTCCGATGCGGTCACGCGCGTGCAGCGTCTCGTCGAGGCGTTCGAGGCCAACGACGGTCGCCGGCCGCGCATCCTGGTCGCCAAGATGGGCCAGGACGGTCACGATCGCGGCCAGAAGGTCATCGCCTCGGCCTTCGCCGACCTCGGCTTCGACGTCGACATCGGACCGCTGTTCGCGACGCCGGACGAGGCGGCGCGACAGGCGGTCGAGAACGACGTCCACATCGTCGGTGTGTCGTCGCTCGCCGCCGGCCACCTGACACTGGTGCCGGCACTCAAGAAGGCGCTCGAGGACCAGGGCCGCGGCGACATCATGATCGTTGTTGGCGGCGTGATCCCGCCGCAGGACTTCGACGCGCTGCTCGCAGCAGGCGCCAGCGCGATCTTCCCGCCCGGCACGGTGATCGCCGAAGCAGCCGTGAAGCTGATCGCGGAGCTGAACCGGCGGCTGGGTTACGAGGAGCGCGCGGCGGCTGAGTGA
- a CDS encoding type II toxin-antitoxin system VapB family antitoxin, whose protein sequence is MLNIKRAETYELAKQVAERTGQSLTDAVTEALRDKLEKLPDAGEEAAARADVEEILDLARRWREAMGPDLKTREEYDALLYDENGLPK, encoded by the coding sequence ATGCTGAACATCAAGCGCGCCGAGACCTATGAGCTGGCGAAGCAGGTTGCCGAGCGGACGGGCCAATCGCTGACGGACGCGGTGACCGAGGCGCTGCGGGACAAGCTCGAAAAGCTGCCAGATGCCGGCGAAGAGGCGGCAGCACGGGCCGACGTCGAAGAGATACTCGACCTCGCACGTCGTTGGCGGGAGGCCATGGGCCCCGACTTGAAAACGCGCGAGGAGTACGACGCGCTGCTCTATGACGAGAACGGTCTGCCGAAATGA
- a CDS encoding type II toxin-antitoxin system VapC family toxin: MIVDTSAIMAILLAEPESVAISAALRDAARARMSAGTFVELGVTASRRDSPIPTAMLDLILAKGRVVIEPVTHEQALVARNAYLRFGKGFHPARLNFGDCFAYALAKTTGEPLLFKGDDFAQTDVVRAL; the protein is encoded by the coding sequence ATGATCGTCGATACGTCGGCGATCATGGCCATCCTTCTCGCCGAGCCCGAGAGCGTCGCCATTTCGGCAGCTCTCAGAGACGCTGCGCGCGCTCGGATGTCGGCCGGCACCTTCGTTGAACTCGGCGTGACCGCGAGCCGCCGGGACAGCCCTATCCCAACCGCTATGCTGGACCTAATACTGGCCAAGGGGCGTGTGGTGATCGAACCGGTAACCCACGAGCAGGCCCTCGTCGCCCGCAACGCCTATCTCAGATTCGGGAAGGGCTTCCACCCCGCGCGCCTCAACTTCGGCGACTGTTTCGCCTATGCGCTGGCCAAGACGACCGGTGAGCCGCTGCTGTTCAAGGGTGACGACTTCGCGCAGACAGACGTCGTTCGCGCGCTCTGA